Genomic DNA from Nitrospirota bacterium:
TGTACCTCCAAACCTATAAGGAACTCCCAAATAATCTGTTGCTGTGTCTACTACTTTGGAAAACCAATTTGAATCATCTGCCGGAATCCCGGCCCCTTCGTCAGCGGGGGCCTTAGTTAATTGCGCCGCTCTATAATCCTGTGATGCGATTTCTAATTTATCTTCATTATCAACTGCTGCAACATCAGCCTGATCGGAAGGATCCTCATTTATAACAGGCATCTCATCATCGGCCTTGATTCCTCCAGGTACCTTCAGTTTCTGACCAACTTTTACAAAACTTCCGGAGAGATTGTTTAATCTCTTGACTTCCTTTACAGACACACCATATCTCATGGATATCCTGTAAAGGTTCTCTCCCTTACGTACCTTATGAGTAACAAGGTTATTAATTCTATCACTACCCTTCCTGGCAGTCTCTTTCTTCCTGTTTGAAACTTTTTGATTAATTGTCTTAACGGCTTCCCTGATTGGGACAACTATGAAATCACCGGGCTTAATGTCTGACCCTCTAAGGCCATTTGACTGTTTAATCTGTTTGACAGAAACTCCATTACTCCTCGCGATCTTGTAGAGTGTATCTCCCTTCT
This window encodes:
- a CDS encoding C40 family peptidase — protein: MLKTLLITILCFLSIHLLSIEGRADQKYKVKKGDTLYKIARSNGVSVKQIKQSNGLRGSDIKPGDFIVVPIREAVKTINQKVSNRKKETARKGSDRINNLVTHKVRKGENLYRISMRYGVSVKEVKRLNNLSGSFVKVGQKLKVPGGIKADDEMPVINEDPSDQADVAAVDNEDKLEIASQDYRAAQLTKAPADEGAGIPADDSNWFSKVVDTATDYLGVPYRFGGTTLAGIDCSAYVQMVYRYFSIELPRTAREQFKAGMRVSSKKELEIGDLIFFRTYAKFPSHVGIYIGGGNMIHASSRNKKVTVSSIYEPYYVKRYIGAVRLPETPTVISPEDITSVSSN